The following proteins are encoded in a genomic region of Magnolia sinica isolate HGM2019 chromosome 1, MsV1, whole genome shotgun sequence:
- the LOC131246149 gene encoding UDP-galactose/UDP-glucose transporter 3-like produces MEGNATGIGRVLVLAFYVAGIWSAYISHGILQETLSTKRFGPDGKRFEHLSFFNLVQNVICFLWSLIMIKLWSRSTRGAPWWSYWSASITNTIGPAMGIEALKYISYPTQA; encoded by the exons ATGGAAGGCAACGCCACCGGAATCGGCCGAGTTCTGGTGTTGGCCTTTTACGTCGCTGGGATCTGGTCGGCGTATATCTCGCACGGCATTCTTCAAGAAACTCT GTCCACCAAGCGATTTGGCCCAGATGGGAAGCGGTTCGAACACCTGTCATTTTTTAACCTTGTACAAAATGTCATTTGTTTTCTTTGGTCATTGATAA TGATAAAGCTATGGTCCAGAAGTACCCGTGGTGCTCCATGGTGGAGTTATTGGAGTGCcagcatcacaaacacgattggTCCGGCAATGGGAATTGAAGCATTGAAGTACATTAGTTACCCAACACAGGCATGA